One genomic window of Candidatus Nitrosopumilus sediminis includes the following:
- a CDS encoding PEFG-CTERM sorting domain-containing protein produces the protein MNFIPILILFALILITTPNVYAQEEFDEEYVEFILNHIDSINELLEQTDEEYSNGNKDLAMKYATTAYLEHYEYIESELGQYNEELIEEVEWAMREELRGMIKDEAPAPDVSEKIDEIKGNLQNIAAIVPEFGTVAMMVLSIAILSIVAITAKSKISIRV, from the coding sequence ATGAATTTCATACCAATTTTAATTTTGTTTGCATTAATCCTTATCACAACTCCAAATGTATATGCTCAAGAAGAATTTGATGAGGAATATGTAGAATTTATTCTGAATCATATTGATTCAATTAATGAACTACTTGAACAAACAGATGAAGAATATTCCAATGGAAATAAAGATCTTGCAATGAAGTATGCGACCACTGCTTATCTTGAACATTATGAATACATTGAATCAGAACTAGGACAATACAATGAAGAACTCATAGAAGAAGTCGAATGGGCTATGCGTGAAGAGTTACGTGGAATGATAAAAGATGAAGCACCTGCACCAGATGTATCTGAAAAAATAGATGAGATTAAAGGAAATCTACAAAATATTGCCGCAATCGTGCCTGAATTTGGTACAGTTGCGATGATGGTATTGTCTATTGCAATACTAAGTATAGTTGCAATTACTGCAAAATCCAAAATCAGTATAAGAGTTTAG
- a CDS encoding type II secretion system F family protein: MSQKIQEESTSTSKLNIKSAWNSVFEDINNDVLFSGKPLDTLVFLERIRKSIIISAIIMAPVSVFLYVMFSPIFLALNLVSVLIFAYPKIQQSSLSKERKKKVEEELPSFVIFSSVLQNVGVGLYDSFQLFSQTGLFKSIGKEALLLKRNVDQFGISQMEALEELGRTHKSDQFKNLLLGYTSIWRSGGDLSLYLESRAEEFFTNLKDRYQAYTNSVGTIVEVLVTLLIILPIMIMVSSFVLPGSSMEQVTLLATVGIPIFAIVMGVAISSMQPASFNKLGLHPRTTILLTVIGIISGSLTYYATNQTWIAISLGILIPSIISAIITGKQTKEINSSEQSLPQFLRDMTEYKKIGYDVILAIIHLSKENLYNSIFNKRIGEVSILLDNGISPITSVKSVQFRSWFTKISFYLLGYVAEFGGGNPRTLETVNRFITTAKQVVKEGKSSISMLAIVIFAAPVIMAFTATMILGIMDSFESSPLLAPSGNIENKFGSIPGMNTDFTNLVTITPEFMEMTKTLIITSSMLSAFVISKAIDFSFYNTWRVVVIGIIAIASVVMMDSFSGLSLSLDNIFGGAG; the protein is encoded by the coding sequence ATGAGTCAAAAAATTCAGGAAGAGAGTACATCAACATCAAAATTAAACATAAAGTCTGCATGGAATTCGGTCTTTGAGGATATTAACAATGATGTGCTATTTTCAGGAAAACCTCTTGATACTCTAGTTTTTCTTGAAAGAATAAGAAAATCAATTATTATTTCTGCAATAATTATGGCTCCTGTAAGCGTATTTCTTTATGTTATGTTTTCTCCGATTTTTCTTGCACTTAATTTGGTATCTGTCCTGATTTTTGCATATCCTAAGATTCAGCAATCAAGCTTAAGCAAAGAGAGAAAGAAAAAAGTCGAAGAGGAGCTCCCTTCGTTTGTAATCTTTTCATCAGTTCTACAAAATGTAGGAGTTGGGTTGTATGATAGTTTTCAATTGTTTAGTCAAACTGGATTATTCAAATCAATTGGAAAAGAGGCATTACTCCTAAAAAGAAATGTTGATCAGTTTGGAATTTCTCAAATGGAGGCACTAGAAGAATTAGGCAGAACCCACAAAAGTGATCAATTCAAAAACTTGCTTTTAGGATATACTAGCATATGGAGAAGTGGCGGAGACCTTTCACTATATCTGGAATCCCGTGCTGAGGAATTTTTTACAAATCTTAAAGACAGATATCAAGCATATACAAACAGTGTGGGAACAATTGTAGAAGTTCTAGTAACGTTATTGATAATTTTACCAATAATGATTATGGTTTCATCTTTTGTCCTTCCAGGAAGCTCGATGGAACAAGTAACCCTTCTTGCAACTGTGGGAATTCCAATCTTTGCTATAGTTATGGGCGTTGCAATATCTTCAATGCAGCCTGCAAGTTTTAACAAGCTAGGTTTGCATCCAAGGACAACAATACTGCTTACAGTAATAGGAATTATTTCTGGCTCTCTTACGTATTATGCTACTAATCAAACATGGATTGCCATATCTCTTGGAATATTAATTCCCTCTATTATTAGTGCGATAATTACTGGAAAACAAACAAAAGAAATCAACAGTTCTGAGCAATCGCTCCCACAATTTCTCAGAGATATGACCGAATACAAAAAGATTGGATATGATGTCATTCTTGCAATTATTCATCTGTCAAAAGAAAATCTATACAATTCTATTTTCAATAAACGAATTGGTGAGGTGAGTATTCTTTTAGACAATGGGATATCTCCAATCACTAGTGTAAAATCTGTTCAATTCCGTTCTTGGTTTACAAAAATTTCGTTTTACTTGTTAGGATATGTGGCCGAATTTGGCGGTGGGAATCCCAGAACCCTGGAAACCGTAAATAGATTTATCACCACTGCAAAACAAGTCGTAAAAGAAGGCAAGTCTTCGATTTCCATGCTTGCAATAGTGATTTTTGCAGCACCTGTAATCATGGCCTTTACAGCAACCATGATCTTAGGCATTATGGATTCATTTGAGTCATCCCCATTACTTGCACCATCTGGCAATATTGAAAACAAATTTGGTAGCATTCCTGGAATGAATACTGACTTTACCAACCTTGTTACTATTACTCCTGAATTTATGGAAATGACAAAAACCTTGATCATAACTAGTAGCATGCTGTCCGCATTTGTAATTTCAAAAGCAATTGATTTTTCATTTTACAATACCTGGAGAGTAGTAGTAATTGGGATAATAGCCATTGCTTCTGTAGTCATGATGGATAGTTTTTCTGGACTCAGTCTTAGCCTTGACAATATTTTTGGAGGAGCAGGATAG
- a CDS encoding archaellin/type IV pilin N-terminal domain-containing protein: MTNNKQKKTFALQRRRAISPILAVVVLLGITVVAGGIVFSLFSTSATTASGADVIGIQNAQAVKGSSHADMTMTVKNAGSQPWTSIEMTVSKSELSEPILYESLHENVVGCKTTPGVSWDGKSCPGVGNGGSEGEPAGNRDNPLRAQWLISLDKSSSGAGSSRTDGEADKGEGAAVGRKLVFQSKDDLRTIQVLNGTAVATLFGGKNPSNSATYGGNIDSADKCTPGTGSYADCSATFKALDPSTKGFISCKTVPDDDDVAAECKVFTHTNIKDSPIGTGQSIYFYADVLTQEIPGLDNQIVRVGDNLVVNISTENADGGTARVQSVIKVTGI, from the coding sequence ATGACAAACAACAAACAAAAAAAGACATTCGCACTCCAAAGACGTCGTGCCATTAGCCCTATTCTAGCAGTAGTAGTACTGCTTGGAATTACTGTTGTTGCAGGTGGAATTGTGTTTTCACTCTTCTCAACTTCTGCAACTACTGCAAGTGGTGCTGATGTGATTGGAATTCAGAATGCTCAAGCTGTCAAGGGATCTAGTCATGCAGACATGACAATGACTGTGAAAAATGCAGGATCTCAGCCATGGACATCAATAGAAATGACTGTTTCAAAATCTGAGCTTAGTGAGCCTATTCTCTATGAATCATTACATGAAAATGTAGTTGGATGTAAAACCACTCCAGGAGTATCTTGGGATGGCAAATCATGTCCAGGGGTTGGAAATGGAGGAAGTGAAGGTGAGCCAGCTGGAAACAGAGATAATCCTCTGAGAGCACAATGGCTCATTTCACTAGATAAAAGCTCTTCAGGTGCAGGTAGTTCCAGAACTGATGGAGAGGCTGATAAAGGTGAAGGTGCCGCAGTTGGAAGAAAACTAGTCTTTCAAAGTAAAGACGATCTAAGAACAATTCAAGTTTTGAATGGTACAGCAGTTGCAACCTTATTTGGCGGAAAGAATCCTTCAAATAGTGCCACATATGGCGGAAATATTGATTCTGCAGATAAGTGTACTCCAGGAACTGGTTCATATGCAGATTGTTCAGCAACATTCAAAGCATTAGATCCAAGTACAAAGGGATTCATAAGTTGTAAAACAGTTCCAGATGATGACGATGTTGCAGCAGAATGCAAAGTGTTTACACATACAAACATCAAAGATTCCCCAATAGGTACAGGCCAATCAATATACTTCTATGCAGATGTATTGACACAGGAAATTCCTGGACTTGACAATCAAATTGTCAGAGTAGGAGATAACCTAGTTGTCAATATATCAACAGAGAATGCTGATGGCGGTACTGCAAGAGTACAATCAGTCATAAAAGTAACGGGAATTTAA
- a CDS encoding type II/IV secretion system ATPase subunit, which translates to MGKSNFNESGNSIFEKISSFFAPSEDPKSKSKFVFQLFNLSVPNISDYEIFANYDVGACKIYICKDKKGKMHYLIDEPQIDNVGKALYTKIMRFLYISLPSEIENDQSTRIYLKKKVIEIGKKMKLEKHVIPIIDTLLYYVMRDAFGYGIIDVLMKDENLEDILEESFDKPIGIIHKKFGEYNILDTNITFDSVESTNSFVQKLVQKTGKSMTAAVPYIDSMTKEGHRIAATFGKEVSLPGPNFTIRKFTKKPLTITKLLQMGTISPLMAAYVWTLLDSKAFVLLIGSTAAGKTTTIGALTSLINPHMKITTIEDTPELRMGHVHWQRLITRKGSSIFSDKYEVSMNELVRLSLRSRPDYIVVGEVRGEEISSLIQAVATGHGGLTSFHASDASATLVRMQSPPMNVHLSGQMLISSILQQNRLVSPDGKIVRKVTQITEIIPKENTIELKPVMGWNAAAMQFFPEDVEELVKRSERLKEISMINGWTKNELVNQLITRVCFLNRMVQNDIIEFDKVKQEIEKFYNDPLERYISVLSTKSLGEFSNEKVSEKQLSNLDL; encoded by the coding sequence ATGGGAAAATCAAATTTTAACGAGAGTGGAAACTCTATCTTTGAAAAAATTTCATCATTTTTTGCCCCTTCTGAAGATCCTAAATCAAAGTCAAAATTTGTCTTTCAACTATTCAATCTTTCAGTGCCAAATATTTCTGATTATGAAATTTTTGCAAATTATGATGTAGGTGCATGTAAGATCTACATATGCAAAGACAAGAAAGGTAAGATGCATTATCTGATTGATGAACCACAAATAGATAATGTGGGAAAGGCACTATATACAAAAATTATGAGGTTTCTTTACATTTCGCTACCTTCTGAAATTGAAAATGATCAATCCACAAGAATCTATCTAAAAAAGAAAGTCATAGAAATTGGGAAAAAGATGAAATTAGAAAAACATGTCATCCCAATTATTGATACTCTGTTATACTATGTGATGAGAGATGCATTTGGTTATGGCATTATCGACGTATTGATGAAAGATGAAAATTTAGAAGATATTCTAGAAGAGAGTTTTGACAAACCAATTGGGATAATTCACAAAAAATTTGGTGAATATAATATTCTTGATACTAACATTACTTTTGATTCTGTAGAGTCTACGAATTCCTTTGTCCAAAAACTTGTCCAAAAAACTGGAAAAAGCATGACTGCTGCAGTCCCATACATTGACAGTATGACAAAAGAAGGGCATAGAATTGCAGCTACATTTGGAAAAGAAGTTTCTCTTCCTGGACCGAATTTCACAATACGAAAGTTTACCAAAAAACCACTTACTATCACAAAACTATTGCAAATGGGAACTATCAGTCCACTGATGGCAGCATATGTATGGACATTGCTAGATTCTAAAGCTTTTGTCCTCCTAATTGGGTCTACTGCTGCTGGAAAAACCACGACTATTGGGGCATTGACTTCGTTGATTAATCCTCATATGAAAATAACAACAATCGAAGATACTCCTGAATTGAGAATGGGGCATGTTCACTGGCAGCGTCTTATTACAAGAAAGGGCTCTAGCATATTTTCTGATAAATATGAGGTTTCTATGAATGAACTAGTACGACTGTCATTACGTTCACGTCCTGACTATATTGTTGTAGGAGAGGTAAGGGGTGAAGAAATCTCATCACTTATTCAGGCAGTGGCTACGGGACACGGAGGATTGACTAGTTTTCATGCATCCGATGCAAGTGCTACTTTAGTAAGAATGCAAAGCCCTCCGATGAATGTTCATCTAAGTGGTCAGATGCTAATTTCTAGTATTTTACAACAGAATAGACTTGTTTCACCAGATGGAAAAATTGTAAGAAAAGTTACTCAAATTACTGAGATCATACCAAAAGAAAACACAATAGAATTAAAACCAGTTATGGGGTGGAATGCAGCAGCTATGCAGTTTTTTCCTGAGGATGTAGAAGAACTTGTAAAAAGATCTGAGAGACTAAAAGAGATTTCCATGATAAATGGATGGACAAAAAATGAACTTGTCAATCAATTAATCACAAGAGTGTGTTTTCTTAATAGAATGGTACAAAATGACATCATTGAATTTGATAAAGTTAAACAAGAGATAGAGAAGTTCTATAATGATCCGTTGGAACGATATATTTCTGTGCTTTCAACAAAATCCTTGGGTGAATTCAGTAATGAAAAAGTTTCTGAGAAGCAATTATCAAACTTAGACCTGTAG
- a CDS encoding ParB/RepB/Spo0J family partition protein produces MKSMKKLDIHRLHENPWHFRLMYQRDFESLAESIKNNGVESIPCPIIAQIKKKFYIIDGHSRIRAAKKTGEKHITCQLLTNIQNLHDLRIASFKMNKEGYSNPLLLSDMFYEEIQSGSDVDEIALEYGVNKKYVSTLLKIRNLHDDTKSVISKILENSKKKYQFILNQITPEHLANISDLSSEKQTRVVDWIFRDIMYGPADETLVSIPSVVEVLEEIEKISETKQKKTYKKRSPHTKVKEFPLTCRCGLKFDINTKNNTAYEYIEQNNIIIKKKFENNNNSHVFSSKFYSKEELVRLIRDAKLEVNVVLTEAIPDEIGG; encoded by the coding sequence ATGAAATCAATGAAAAAACTAGACATCCACAGACTCCATGAAAATCCATGGCATTTTAGATTGATGTATCAGCGAGATTTTGAGTCCCTTGCCGAATCAATAAAAAATAATGGGGTTGAATCAATACCTTGCCCAATAATTGCACAGATTAAGAAAAAATTCTACATAATAGACGGGCATTCTCGTATTCGGGCTGCAAAGAAAACAGGGGAAAAACACATCACCTGTCAATTATTGACAAATATTCAAAATCTCCATGATCTGAGGATTGCCTCTTTTAAAATGAATAAAGAAGGTTACTCCAACCCTCTCTTACTTTCAGACATGTTCTATGAAGAGATACAGTCAGGCTCTGACGTTGATGAAATAGCACTGGAATATGGGGTCAACAAAAAATATGTTTCAACTTTGTTAAAAATTAGAAATTTGCATGATGATACAAAATCAGTCATAAGCAAAATATTGGAAAATTCTAAAAAAAAATATCAATTCATTCTAAACCAAATAACACCTGAACATCTTGCTAATATTTCAGATCTTTCTTCAGAAAAACAAACACGAGTGGTAGACTGGATTTTTAGAGATATCATGTATGGTCCTGCTGATGAAACATTAGTTTCCATTCCAAGTGTAGTGGAAGTGTTAGAGGAAATCGAAAAGATTTCAGAAACAAAACAAAAAAAGACATACAAAAAAAGATCCCCTCATACAAAAGTGAAAGAATTCCCATTAACCTGCAGATGTGGTTTAAAGTTTGATATCAACACAAAAAATAATACTGCATATGAATACATTGAACAAAATAACATAATCATTAAGAAAAAATTTGAAAACAATAATAATTCCCATGTATTTTCTTCAAAATTCTATTCAAAAGAAGAACTAGTTAGATTGATCAGAGATGCAAAATTAGAAGTAAATGTAGTTTTAACAGAGGCAATTCCTGATGAAATTGGGGGATAG